In Archangium lipolyticum, a single window of DNA contains:
- a CDS encoding ATP-binding cassette domain-containing protein — translation MKQFILRLREASRRGGPEAIEQLLRDGSLHRRAVEPFALLRDGKYTRTLVYRDEDLEVLVLGWGRNARAPIHGHDGQECFLMTVAGELEVADYRLVAGGQEPGYALVERIGPRRTLLPGAMDHRSPEEELHSVRTGARSGFAISLHIYSRPIDSCLIYDPRRSSCELRQLHYDRVMRLADPPTPPPSPRASSRPRPGRLARVWRALFRRVQEVKETVRETLVPARVTEHSAKIAIKRVEHRYANKVVALRDVNLNIRSGEFVCLLGPSGCGKSTLLYALAGHLAPTGGQVRIDGRPINGPGPERLLMFQEAALFPWLTVRQNIEFVLAARGLSKKERAERANRYIQYVQLSGFENSLPHELSGGMKMRTALARALAVDSPVLLMDEPFGSLDAQTRLHMHELLQRVWMETHKTIVFVTHDVTEALMLANRVVVMAPRPGRIVRDLEVRMPMPRGPDDVELVGMARQIRAMLHESESMGEAGPGARKERGTHDEGREGVAPGPEAAVLRRAPGSVGTAGPVRPVATPPLPGPEGSH, via the coding sequence TTGAAACAGTTCATCCTCCGACTCAGGGAGGCCTCCCGCCGCGGTGGCCCCGAGGCCATCGAGCAGCTGCTCCGGGATGGAAGCCTGCACCGGCGCGCCGTCGAACCCTTCGCCCTGCTGCGCGACGGGAAGTACACGCGCACGCTCGTCTACCGGGATGAAGACCTCGAGGTGCTGGTGCTGGGTTGGGGCCGCAATGCGCGAGCACCCATCCACGGGCATGACGGCCAGGAGTGTTTCCTGATGACCGTTGCCGGAGAGCTGGAGGTGGCCGACTACCGGCTGGTGGCTGGCGGCCAGGAGCCCGGCTACGCGCTCGTCGAACGCATCGGCCCGCGCCGCACGCTGCTGCCCGGCGCCATGGACCACCGCAGTCCCGAGGAGGAGCTGCATTCCGTGCGCACGGGTGCTCGCAGCGGCTTCGCCATCTCCCTGCACATCTACTCGCGCCCCATCGACTCCTGCCTCATCTATGACCCGCGCCGTTCCAGTTGCGAGCTGCGCCAACTCCATTACGACCGTGTGATGCGCCTCGCCGACCCGCCCACCCCGCCCCCCTCTCCGCGCGCATCGTCCAGGCCCCGGCCCGGGCGCCTGGCGCGCGTCTGGCGTGCCCTCTTCCGTCGCGTGCAGGAAGTGAAGGAGACGGTCAGGGAGACCCTCGTCCCCGCCCGCGTGACCGAGCACTCGGCGAAGATCGCCATCAAGCGCGTGGAGCACCGCTACGCCAACAAGGTGGTGGCGCTCCGGGACGTCAACCTCAACATCCGCTCCGGTGAGTTCGTCTGTCTCCTGGGGCCCTCCGGCTGCGGCAAGTCCACCCTGCTCTACGCCCTGGCGGGCCACCTCGCCCCCACCGGCGGGCAGGTCCGCATCGACGGCAGGCCCATCAACGGCCCCGGGCCGGAGCGGCTCCTCATGTTCCAGGAGGCGGCCCTCTTCCCCTGGCTCACCGTGCGGCAGAACATCGAGTTCGTGCTCGCCGCCCGCGGCCTCTCCAAGAAGGAGCGCGCCGAGCGCGCCAACCGCTACATCCAGTACGTCCAGCTCTCCGGCTTCGAGAACTCGCTGCCCCATGAGCTGTCGGGTGGAATGAAGATGCGCACCGCGCTCGCCCGCGCGCTGGCGGTGGACTCGCCCGTGCTGCTCATGGACGAGCCCTTCGGCTCGCTGGACGCGCAGACGCGCCTGCACATGCACGAGCTGCTGCAGCGCGTGTGGATGGAGACGCACAAGACGATCGTCTTCGTCACCCATGACGTCACCGAGGCGCTGATGCTGGCCAACCGCGTGGTGGTGATGGCGCCCCGGCCCGGCCGCATCGTGAGGGACCTCGAGGTGCGGATGCCCATGCCGCGAGGCCCCGATGACGTGGAGCTGGTGGGAATGGCGCGGCAGATCCGCGCGATGCTCCACGAGAGCGAATCCATGGGCGAGGCCGGGCCGGGTGCCCGGAAGGAACGAGGGACGCACGATGAAGGCCGTGAAGGCGTGGCACCTGGGCCAGAAGCTGCTGTTCTTCGCCGGGCTCCTGGGAGTGTGGGAACTGCTGGCCCGGTTCGGCCCGTGGCCACACCACCTCTTCCCGGGCCCGAGGGCAGTCACTGA